One genomic region from Anguilla rostrata isolate EN2019 chromosome 2, ASM1855537v3, whole genome shotgun sequence encodes:
- the LOC135249102 gene encoding cytochrome c oxidase assembly protein COX19, translating to MSTAMNFSSKSFKPRPPDKGSFPLDHFGECKPFKEIFMKCLRENGYDNSLCRLQSKEYLECRMERQLMAKEPMEKLGYKDLVDTAPQTSEEAKP from the exons ATGTCGACTGCAATGAATTTTAGTTCTAAATCATTTAAGCCTCGTCCTCCAGACAAAGGATCTTTTCCTTTAGATCACTTCG GAGAGTGTAAACCTTTCAAAGAGATATTCATGAAGTGCTTGAGAGAGAATGGGTATGATAACTCCTTATGCCGGCTACAGTCCAAAGAGTACCTGGAATGCAGGATGGAAAG ACAGCTGATGGCCAAGGAGCCGATGGAGAAATTGGGATACAAGGATCTGGTGGACACGGCCCCCCAGACGTCAGAAGAAGCCAAACCTTGA